A stretch of DNA from Manihot esculenta cultivar AM560-2 chromosome 7, M.esculenta_v8, whole genome shotgun sequence:
taattaatattgcttaaattaataatttatccaTGAAAGCGCTGCTTTCACCTCAGGATGCATATATACAGGCATAATTAAAACCCTAATCGCAAAAACCTCGCAGAGGACGACTATAAACTCGCTTCCGAAGCTAAGGTTTGCTCTTGCAGCTCTGTTTCATTACCAACAATGCCGAAGTCCAAGCGCAACAGAGCAGGTCTACCTTCTTCTCCTCCGTTTTATTTGATGATATACGGTGAAACAGGTGTGGAGCGTCATATTTCGGGTCTTTTTCGTTTGTTAATTGCGAATTTGTTGTGTGATTTTGTAGTTTCACTAACAAAAACCAAGAAAAAAGGGAGAGAACACAAAGAATCGATAGTAACATCGATAAGGGAAGCGGCGGAAAACTATAATTCGATATATGTGTTTAGTTTTGAGAACATGAGAAATCTCAAGTTCAAGGAATTTAGAGAGCAGCTCAAATCTACCAGCAGGTCAGTTTACTAGTGCGGAAATGTAGTTCCTGATTCGAGCATACTGATCTCTATCTTTGTtggataattaaaatttatgttttttgtGGTTGTCATTGAAACTTGGGATTCCAAGGGGGCAACTAAGTGATTAAGAATTGATTTGGGTTTCCAACTTGGATCTGTCAGCTTTGAGTTGAGGTTTATGGGAGTGTGCAAAAATGGTTAGGGGGAGGGTGAACTTAGAATTGAGGTGGGAAATTCTCATTCAAGATAAGTTTGGGTTGAGCATTTCATTTTCAGAGAGCAAATAAGTGGAAGATGTTATTAAGTTCAACAATTTGATTTTATTCCTCTTGTTTTGTGGTTTAGCTTCTGTAATATGCACAGTACAATATCTTCCTTGCGCTATTGATTATCATCAGGGTGAAATTTGCTCATCTTATATTGTGGCTTTTACTTATGGGAACTCTAAAGCATCTTAATATCTTATAATGTGGTCAATACCCTTTTTCCACTGAATCCCCAATGGATGCTCAATCTGAGCATGTATAGCTCACAAGCTGTTTCATTATTATGATATTTTCAGATTCTTCCTTGGATCAAACAAAGTTATGCAGGTATCTCTTGGTCGATCTGTTGCTGATGAGATCAGGCCAGGACTTCACAAAGTTTCCAAggtaagattttttatttatgaaagttttgaaatagaaaattattGTCTTTTACCTTCGTTTccttaattttttctattagcTTCTCCATGGAGATGCTGGACTTTTTCTCACCAACTTGCCAAAAGAAGAAGTTGAAAGGTAACTTTTGTATTTGTCATTTTGTCTATGATGTCTTGTTTCTTTATGGTCGTGACATTATAGTTGCTGTTTTACTTTTGGCATTTAGGCAATCCTAGAGATTCCCTTTGGACATGTTTGCAGATTGAAAATGAACTTCATGTTGTTGTTAAGAATTGCTAGCACTTTGGCTGTGTTTTGTGACACTGTTACTCATCATTTTTTGTGGTCTTTTGCAGGTTATTCAATGAATATGAGGAATATGACTTTGCTAGGACAGGAAGCATTGCTATAGAAAAGGTATAGCCATATGGAAAGCCATATGGAAAACCTTCTATTATTTGACTTACCATATGGAAAACCTTCTATTATTTGACTTACCATATGGAAAACCTTCTAATATTTGACTTACCATATGGAAAACCTTCTATTATTTGACTTACATGTCAGTTTTCTAGGTCAAACAACTAAAGCTGTATTGAGTACATTGCTTATTGACTTTAATCAAAGGGCTGGATA
This window harbors:
- the LOC110618556 gene encoding mRNA turnover protein 4 homolog isoform X1, which produces MPKSKRNRAVSLTKTKKKGREHKESIVTSIREAAENYNSIYVFSFENMRNLKFKEFREQLKSTSRFFLGSNKVMQVSLGRSVADEIRPGLHKVSKLLHGDAGLFLTNLPKEEVERLFNEYEEYDFARTGSIAIEKVELKEGPLEQFTHEMEPFLRKQGMPVRLNKGVVELVSDFVVCEEGKHLSPESARILRLLGIKMATFRLHLICRWSPEDFEVYREQEESDVESA
- the LOC110618556 gene encoding mRNA turnover protein 4 homolog isoform X2, producing the protein MPKSKRNRAVSLTKTKKKGREHKESIVTSIREAAENYNSIYVFSFENMRNLKFKEFREQLKSTSRFFLGSNKVMQVSLGRSVADEIRPGLHKVSKLLHGDAGLFLTNLPKEEVERLFNEYEEYDFARTGSIAIEKVELKEGPLEQFTHEMEPFLRKQGMPVRLNKGVVELVSDFVVCEEGKHLSPESARILMES